One Hominilimicola fabiformis genomic region harbors:
- a CDS encoding sugar phosphate isomerase/epimerase family protein, which yields MYIGMRGHDFDTNTLDALCEKCKEYGVGGVQLVLLRSLADFKKGNFTPEYAKSIGDKLRENGIRVPILGCYINPSDANEESLNESLDYFIENLHYAKYIGAEMVGLETCRFSDDDEINNSEETYQYLLKNMKKLVSAAEEIGVNVGIEGVHFHVINTPTKMKRLVDDLNSPNVRVIFDPVNYINTANYKNQDEIINTHFDLLGEKTKLLHLKDFKLVDGEVTYEFPCDGLLNKDLLWDKLKQYNPDIAVILEEVKEDHLAQVKAAVEKRFV from the coding sequence ATGTATATTGGAATGAGAGGTCATGACTTCGATACTAATACGCTTGACGCTTTGTGCGAAAAGTGTAAAGAGTACGGCGTTGGCGGTGTTCAGCTTGTGCTTTTGAGGTCGTTGGCTGATTTTAAGAAAGGTAATTTTACACCTGAATATGCTAAGTCAATCGGCGATAAATTGCGTGAAAACGGTATTCGTGTGCCGATTTTGGGCTGTTATATCAATCCGTCTGACGCAAACGAGGAAAGCCTTAATGAAAGCCTTGATTATTTTATCGAGAATTTGCATTATGCAAAATATATCGGTGCGGAAATGGTCGGTCTTGAAACTTGCCGTTTCAGTGATGACGATGAAATAAATAACTCCGAAGAAACATATCAGTATCTTTTGAAGAATATGAAAAAACTTGTTTCTGCGGCAGAAGAAATAGGCGTAAATGTGGGTATTGAGGGTGTTCATTTTCACGTTATAAATACTCCGACAAAGATGAAAAGATTGGTCGATGACCTTAATTCACCAAATGTCAGAGTTATATTTGACCCTGTTAATTATATCAATACCGCAAATTATAAAAATCAAGATGAAATTATTAATACTCATTTTGATTTGTTGGGCGAGAAAACAAAATTGCTTCACTTGAAAGATTTTAAACTTGTTGACGGTGAAGTTACTTATGAATTCCCGTGCGACGGATTGCTTAATAAAGATTTGCTTTGGGATAAGCTAAAGCAATATAATCCGGATATTGCAGTTATTCTTGAAGAAGTTAAGGAAGATCACCTTGCACAAGTTAAGGCTGCGGTTGAAAAGAGATTTGTATAA
- a CDS encoding recombinase family protein, producing the protein MIFVQLLSRRLDWRFVDIYLDFKSGESKNNHLGFKRMIEDARNKKLDIIMTKSISRFGRNTLDTIQTLRELKDLDVTVIFDQEHLDTSKEDSEMILTTLAAFAEEENKNRRDNQNWAIKKRLKDGTSEIYSRACFGYTKSDIGELTIDRKQAEIVQNIFTMYLSGMSILGIVKELERQGIKSPTGKDKWCKRTIDTMLSNEKYIGNALVFKTYSIYTPKHERVQNNDHSHEQFLLNDDHLPIISKEVFDAVQEEKARRSNIVTDESGKHRKDTRYSSKDK; encoded by the coding sequence ATCATTTTTGTTCAGCTATTAAGCAGACGTCTTGACTGGCGCTTTGTTGACATATATCTTGACTTTAAAAGCGGAGAGTCCAAAAATAACCATTTAGGCTTTAAGCGCATGATTGAAGATGCCAGAAATAAAAAGCTTGATATAATTATGACAAAAAGCATCAGCCGCTTTGGACGAAACACCTTAGATACTATTCAAACTCTCAGAGAATTAAAAGACCTTGATGTGACCGTCATATTTGACCAAGAGCACCTTGATACTTCCAAGGAAGATTCAGAAATGATATTAACAACATTGGCTGCCTTTGCTGAAGAAGAAAATAAAAATCGCAGAGATAACCAAAATTGGGCTATAAAGAAAAGACTGAAAGATGGCACTTCTGAAATATACTCCAGAGCATGTTTTGGATACACAAAATCTGACATCGGAGAACTGACCATAGATCGCAAGCAAGCAGAAATCGTTCAAAATATATTTACTATGTATCTTTCCGGCATGAGCATCTTAGGCATTGTTAAAGAACTTGAAAGACAAGGCATCAAATCTCCCACTGGCAAAGATAAATGGTGCAAACGAACCATCGACACAATGCTCAGCAACGAAAAATACATCGGTAATGCCCTTGTCTTTAAAACCTACAGTATCTATACTCCCAAGCATGAGAGAGTTCAAAATAATGACCATTCTCATGAGCAGTTCCTTCTGAATGATGATCATCTCCCCATCATTTCAAAGGAGGTGTTCGACGCTGTGCAGGAAGAAAAGGCTCGCCGTAGCAATATTGTCACAGATGAATCCGGTAAGCACAGAAAAGATACTCGATATAGTTCTAAAGATAAATAA
- a CDS encoding diguanylate cyclase domain-containing protein has product MSKRRKTMTYFLKEDYEIYDSLPCSAVVFSVDDNYKIYYTNDTYNNENFNQDNIIVEEECRKLFDDTIRSADTPKRLYFKSKNLSGDSIYICMFAVKLDDKHIFALLFDDSENKKKFMELENQCSKYIIALSATNEYFFEYDSQKDTNTIFYMSSIDNEMLERPVQNFMKNLDNNTYMFQEDTILLKSLKGSPVKGELTIDARMRMNDSEPFEWYRLVLKPSEKTNTYIGCARNINETKKKEEQLKLKAHIDPLSKVLNRETAIEKIRERLKTQKMNEECAFIVLDIDNFKNINDTFGHLYGDAVIAMVAGSIKSTLDREDIIGRFGGDEFLVYIDNTKPEKLERKLENIRLAILKMRIDKNDEKDISCSMGVTLGHGRVKYEDLFRQADSALYMAKTNGKNRFEYFNGEFIDKNALTYTGIMTEEDESEEVSENHDIIMVALEIASKSTDSDNAISNLMRHIGVAVNLDCIQIMKYDMINDKVEIEFQWWKEHDGDYNVVFTDKKSGYYEHNDLVLFKKRFQKDNIFKYTPAFKEEFTQKYRNIFEAAEHVQMIYSSNTENEDVYYVVCYQCWDKQRIWEKNEFDDMFEITKILSMFMKSSHIITEREKFLQNKVDNDDYGVFTLSKFEEEVGRITRNAHVTNKKIGFVYFNFNRFYEFNRIYGREEGDRVLKQFAKFLLVSSEEVCVNCHLNGTDKFISCFMFEEGVDLETKIQQKLEAFSDTVGNYKECPVVITAGVATINPGENVTEALDLANHTLKGANAEKSICIMAKE; this is encoded by the coding sequence ATGAGTAAACGGAGAAAAACAATGACGTATTTTCTTAAAGAAGATTATGAAATATATGATTCATTGCCGTGCAGTGCGGTGGTGTTTTCTGTTGATGATAATTACAAAATATATTACACCAATGACACATACAACAACGAAAATTTTAATCAAGATAATATTATAGTTGAAGAAGAATGTCGCAAATTATTTGACGATACAATCCGAAGTGCCGACACTCCCAAGCGACTGTATTTCAAAAGCAAAAACTTGAGCGGTGACAGTATATATATTTGTATGTTTGCCGTAAAGCTTGATGATAAGCACATATTTGCATTGTTGTTTGACGACTCTGAAAACAAGAAGAAATTTATGGAGCTTGAAAATCAATGTTCAAAGTATATCATCGCATTAAGTGCGACAAATGAGTACTTTTTTGAATATGATTCTCAAAAAGATACAAACACGATATTTTATATGTCGTCTATCGACAATGAAATGTTGGAACGTCCTGTTCAGAATTTTATGAAAAATCTTGATAATAATACGTATATGTTTCAGGAAGATACAATACTGCTCAAGTCTTTAAAAGGGAGCCCCGTAAAAGGCGAATTGACGATTGACGCACGTATGCGTATGAATGACTCAGAGCCGTTTGAATGGTACAGACTTGTATTGAAACCGTCCGAGAAAACGAACACATATATCGGCTGTGCACGAAACATAAACGAAACAAAGAAAAAGGAAGAACAGCTGAAATTAAAAGCACATATAGATCCGCTTTCAAAAGTGCTTAACAGAGAAACGGCAATCGAGAAAATTCGAGAGAGATTGAAAACTCAAAAAATGAACGAAGAATGTGCATTTATCGTTCTTGATATAGATAATTTTAAAAACATAAACGATACATTCGGTCATTTGTACGGTGACGCGGTTATCGCGATGGTTGCGGGAAGTATAAAGAGTACGCTTGACAGAGAGGATATAATCGGTCGTTTTGGCGGTGATGAATTTCTTGTTTATATAGATAACACAAAACCGGAAAAGTTGGAGAGAAAACTTGAAAATATACGTCTTGCCATACTAAAAATGCGTATAGATAAAAATGACGAAAAAGATATTTCGTGCAGTATGGGTGTTACTTTGGGGCATGGCAGAGTTAAGTATGAGGACCTTTTCAGACAAGCCGACAGTGCTTTGTATATGGCAAAGACGAACGGAAAAAATCGCTTTGAATATTTCAACGGTGAATTTATTGATAAAAATGCTTTGACATACACCGGAATTATGACCGAAGAAGATGAAAGCGAAGAAGTTTCGGAAAATCACGATATAATAATGGTTGCACTTGAAATTGCGTCTAAATCAACCGATTCGGATAATGCCATATCAAATCTTATGCGTCATATCGGTGTTGCAGTTAATCTTGACTGTATTCAGATTATGAAATACGATATGATTAACGATAAAGTTGAAATAGAATTTCAGTGGTGGAAAGAACATGACGGTGATTATAATGTTGTGTTCACTGATAAAAAGAGCGGTTATTACGAGCATAATGACCTTGTTTTGTTTAAAAAGAGATTTCAAAAGGATAATATATTTAAGTATACCCCTGCATTTAAAGAGGAATTTACACAAAAATACAGGAACATATTTGAGGCGGCGGAACACGTTCAAATGATATATTCATCAAATACCGAAAACGAAGATGTATATTATGTTGTCTGTTATCAGTGTTGGGACAAGCAACGTATTTGGGAAAAGAACGAATTTGACGATATGTTTGAAATAACAAAGATACTGTCAATGTTTATGAAATCGTCACACATAATCACGGAACGTGAAAAATTCCTTCAAAATAAAGTTGATAATGACGATTACGGCGTATTTACGTTGAGTAAGTTTGAAGAAGAAGTCGGACGAATTACGAGAAACGCTCATGTGACAAACAAAAAAATCGGATTTGTTTATTTTAATTTTAACAGATTTTATGAGTTTAACCGTATTTACGGTCGTGAAGAGGGTGACAGAGTTTTAAAACAATTTGCAAAGTTCTTGCTTGTTAGCTCTGAAGAGGTATGCGTGAATTGTCATTTGAACGGAACGGATAAATTTATCAGTTGTTTTATGTTTGAAGAAGGCGTGGACTTAGAAACGAAAATACAACAAAAGCTTGAAGCTTTTTCCGATACGGTCGGAAATTATAAAGAATGTCCTGTTGTGATAACCGCAGGCGTCGCGACGATTAATCCGGGTGAAAACGTTACCGAGGCACTTGATTTGGCTAATCATACGTTGAAAGGTGCAAATGCAGAAAAAAGCATTTGCATAATGGCTAAGGAATAG
- the kduI gene encoding 5-dehydro-4-deoxy-D-glucuronate isomerase: MDLRCASNPKDVKHYTTERLREEFHISGLFTPDNSKMVYSHIDRIITAGFMPVKQELVLEAGKELAADYFLQRREMGCINIGGKGIITVDGTDYEMNPRDGIYIGRGNKEITFKCVDEANPPKFYVSSCPAHKEYPTVKIDITKAKKVPCGSVEDCNKRVINQYIHPEVMQSCQLAMGLTMLDVGSNWNTMPCHTHDRRMEVYLYLDMGENDAVFHMMGEPDETRHIIMHNEEAVISPSWSIHTGVGTKNYSFIWAMCGENQEFDDMDFIETKDLK; encoded by the coding sequence ATGGATTTAAGATGTGCATCAAACCCAAAAGATGTAAAGCATTACACAACTGAAAGATTAAGAGAGGAATTTCATATCAGCGGATTGTTTACTCCGGATAATTCAAAAATGGTATATAGCCATATTGACCGTATTATCACAGCAGGATTTATGCCTGTAAAGCAAGAGCTTGTATTGGAGGCCGGTAAGGAACTTGCTGCTGACTACTTCCTACAAAGACGTGAAATGGGCTGTATCAATATCGGCGGAAAAGGTATAATCACAGTTGACGGTACAGATTATGAAATGAACCCTCGTGACGGTATATATATCGGCAGAGGCAATAAGGAAATTACTTTCAAGTGCGTTGACGAAGCAAACCCACCGAAGTTCTATGTTTCATCATGTCCTGCTCATAAGGAATATCCGACAGTAAAGATTGATATTACAAAGGCTAAGAAAGTTCCTTGCGGCAGTGTTGAAGATTGTAATAAGAGAGTTATCAATCAATATATCCACCCTGAAGTTATGCAGAGCTGTCAGCTTGCAATGGGTCTTACAATGCTTGACGTAGGTTCAAACTGGAACACTATGCCTTGTCATACACATGACAGACGTATGGAAGTTTATCTATATCTTGATATGGGCGAAAATGACGCAGTATTCCATATGATGGGCGAGCCTGACGAAACAAGACATATCATTATGCATAATGAAGAAGCTGTAATTTCACCAAGCTGGTCAATACATACAGGTGTCGGCACAAAGAATTACTCATTTATTTGGGCAATGTGCGGTGAAAACCAAGAGTTTGACGATATGGACTTCATTGAAACAAAGGACTTGAAGTAA
- a CDS encoding restriction endonuclease FokI C-terminal domain-containing protein: MLDFGHFIGIFKSQIERISRNKGINGTALAITNLLLCVEVYKVGRFTHEK, translated from the coding sequence ATACTTGATTTTGGTCATTTTATAGGAATTTTTAAATCGCAAATTGAACGCATTAGTAGAAATAAAGGTATTAATGGAACCGCTTTAGCTATTACAAATCTTCTTTTGTGTGTAGAGGTATATAAAGTTGGTCGATTTACACATGAAAAATAA
- a CDS encoding AbiH family protein yields MEILLIGNGFDLEHDLPTHYKDFLDFCDKARRIYTFYDDILLCEYKQKNLDNWEVNTYIKEILLKAFENRKYTKRVNEDGTYDTEVTTSNKALDEMYTCIKHNVWFEYFLNASSNIGENWIDFELEISKVIQALDSARFQVQAGGSVRNVEKYESQMLMNILKCSKGSLQNAYGSSSQIDVFTKYLYTELNMLTRALEIYIAEFVGGIIVSKRSTDIENLNPDHVLSFNYSDTYEKIYGKEKKIKYDYIHGKANINKNVKTSNLVLGIDEYLNDERKDSELEFLVFKKFYQRVYKSTDNDYLNWIDRIRDEYANYIENKNNMLESYRNSHYSVMKHIYLVFAKEKIPKHNLYIFGHSLDITDRDVLRLFICNDNVQTKIFYYRENEEDKRTLGRLIKNLIQIIGQEELIKRTGGLHKTIEFIPQAIS; encoded by the coding sequence ATGGAAATATTATTGATTGGAAATGGGTTTGATTTAGAACATGATTTGCCAACTCATTATAAGGATTTTCTTGATTTTTGTGACAAAGCAAGAAGAATTTATACTTTTTATGACGACATATTATTATGTGAATATAAACAAAAAAATCTTGATAATTGGGAAGTCAATACATATATTAAGGAAATTTTGTTAAAAGCTTTTGAAAACAGAAAATACACGAAAAGAGTTAATGAAGATGGAACATATGATACAGAGGTTACAACTTCAAACAAAGCATTAGATGAAATGTATACTTGCATTAAACATAATGTTTGGTTTGAATATTTTTTGAATGCATCTTCTAATATAGGTGAGAACTGGATAGATTTTGAATTGGAAATATCAAAGGTTATTCAAGCGTTAGATTCTGCAAGATTTCAAGTTCAAGCAGGCGGTTCTGTAAGAAATGTTGAGAAGTATGAATCCCAAATGCTAATGAATATATTAAAATGTTCAAAGGGGTCGCTGCAAAATGCATATGGGAGTTCATCCCAAATAGATGTATTTACGAAATACTTATATACAGAGTTAAATATGTTGACACGTGCATTGGAAATTTATATTGCTGAATTTGTTGGAGGAATTATAGTTAGCAAGAGAAGTACAGATATAGAGAATTTGAATCCTGATCATGTATTATCATTCAATTATTCTGATACATATGAAAAGATATATGGCAAAGAAAAGAAGATTAAATATGATTATATACATGGAAAGGCCAATATAAATAAGAATGTAAAAACCAGCAATTTAGTGTTGGGTATTGATGAGTATTTAAATGACGAAAGAAAGGATTCAGAATTAGAGTTTTTGGTATTTAAAAAATTCTATCAAAGAGTATATAAATCTACCGACAATGATTATTTAAATTGGATAGACAGGATTAGAGATGAATATGCAAACTATATAGAAAACAAAAATAATATGTTAGAATCGTATAGAAACAGCCATTATTCAGTAATGAAGCATATTTATTTGGTATTTGCTAAAGAAAAGATTCCTAAACATAACTTGTATATTTTTGGTCACTCATTAGATATTACAGATAGAGATGTATTGCGACTATTTATTTGTAACGATAATGTACAAACAAAAATATTTTATTATCGAGAAAATGAGGAAGACAAAAGAACTCTTGGAAGATTGATTAAAAACTTGATACAAATAATTGGTCAGGAGGAGTTAATTAAAAGGACAGGCGGATTGCATAAAACTATTGAATTTATACCGCAAGCAATATCTTAG
- a CDS encoding PBECR2 nuclease fold domain-containing protein has product MHIIGKIDIEIYRCVTADIQTSDVIITQQQIEHIQERHPNDYERYFKYVNEILESPDYILEANKPNTAFILKHICDNGKNYQLILRLKTSQDPIGYKNSVITFLKVDDKRYNRYLRTKKILYKNE; this is encoded by the coding sequence GTGCATATTATTGGAAAAATAGACATTGAAATATATCGATGCGTGACAGCTGATATACAGACAAGCGATGTTATCATAACACAACAACAGATTGAGCATATACAAGAACGTCACCCTAACGATTACGAACGATATTTTAAATATGTAAATGAAATATTGGAAAGTCCTGATTATATACTTGAGGCTAACAAACCAAACACGGCATTTATTTTAAAACACATTTGTGATAACGGTAAGAATTATCAACTTATATTGCGATTAAAAACATCACAAGACCCTATTGGTTATAAAAACTCTGTTATAACCTTTCTTAAAGTTGATGATAAAAGATATAATCGTTATCTTCGTACTAAAAAAATTCTTTACAAAAATGAATAA
- a CDS encoding ATP-binding protein, producing the protein MIIKIVFYKSSSKFYDSVCTNCGIFENFIQNKSENILTLTFEELKEHFFELKHIMLTIKNWSKTEYYIDEKETTISDIDNLFTILNCEKSYENEILSDEFCYSGAGWGCNSLSSISLRKGYYSYRSTLCWYDIGHFEGDIWIVDKERIMQILTSETTTKNLNLCKHFQIDKIEKTVENLPDKIDVTEDGEWEYKYREAPMGMQQTEIIGIKPKEQYSSFRGGFSISLDGNNDENNETTEEEKNIPSTTFDDIGGIDSIVQQVREVIELPLIAPELFSHYHIKPHKGILLYGPPGCGKTLIAKAIANEIKAHFVSINGPEILNKYIGQSEENLRKIFDEAKHHSPAVIYFDEFDSISSTRDSDGNPHMATVVNQLLTLMDGIDENNQICAIASTNRIDMIDEAIKRPGRFDYVIEIQRPSPEGCKAIFRIHTEKMPVDKHFNKDVFVDKYLVGSSGAEIAFVASEAAYNSIRRTVNIKELFDEKCDFVISKENILIEEDFIKAAKLLKDSRQRADTAKWRNIK; encoded by the coding sequence ATGATAATTAAAATTGTATTTTACAAATCTTCATCAAAGTTTTATGATTCGGTTTGTACAAATTGTGGGATATTTGAAAACTTTATTCAGAATAAATCAGAAAATATATTAACTCTAACATTTGAAGAACTGAAAGAGCATTTTTTTGAATTAAAACATATTATGCTCACAATTAAAAATTGGTCTAAAACGGAATATTACATAGATGAAAAAGAAACTACAATTAGTGATATTGATAATCTGTTTACAATCTTAAATTGTGAAAAAAGTTATGAAAATGAAATATTATCTGATGAGTTTTGTTATTCGGGAGCTGGTTGGGGATGCAATTCGTTATCGTCTATATCTCTTAGGAAGGGGTATTATTCGTATCGATCAACGCTGTGTTGGTATGATATAGGTCATTTTGAAGGAGATATTTGGATTGTTGATAAAGAACGCATAATGCAAATCCTTACTAGTGAAACTACAACAAAGAATTTGAATTTATGTAAACATTTTCAAATAGATAAAATTGAAAAGACCGTAGAGAACTTACCTGATAAAATAGATGTTACTGAGGATGGAGAATGGGAATATAAATACAGAGAAGCTCCTATGGGGATGCAACAAACCGAAATTATAGGTATAAAGCCTAAGGAACAATACTCTTCATTTAGAGGTGGATTCTCTATATCTCTTGATGGAAACAATGATGAAAATAACGAAACAACTGAGGAAGAAAAGAATATTCCATCTACAACTTTTGACGATATAGGCGGTATAGATAGTATTGTTCAGCAAGTAAGAGAGGTCATAGAATTACCTCTAATTGCACCTGAACTTTTTTCACATTATCATATTAAGCCACATAAAGGAATTTTGTTATATGGTCCTCCGGGGTGCGGTAAGACTCTTATTGCTAAGGCAATAGCAAACGAGATAAAAGCACATTTTGTTTCTATTAATGGTCCGGAAATACTAAATAAATATATTGGTCAATCGGAAGAAAATTTGAGAAAGATATTTGATGAAGCAAAACATCATAGTCCAGCTGTTATATATTTTGATGAATTCGATTCAATATCATCAACTAGAGATTCCGATGGCAATCCCCACATGGCAACAGTTGTAAATCAGCTTTTGACTTTGATGGATGGCATTGATGAAAACAATCAAATCTGTGCGATTGCTTCGACAAATAGAATTGATATGATTGATGAAGCAATCAAAAGACCAGGACGTTTTGATTATGTTATAGAGATACAAAGACCATCTCCAGAGGGGTGTAAGGCAATTTTTAGAATACATACTGAAAAAATGCCTGTAGACAAACATTTTAATAAAGATGTATTTGTTGATAAATATTTAGTGGGTAGTTCGGGAGCGGAAATAGCTTTTGTTGCATCTGAAGCTGCATATAATTCCATTAGAAGAACTGTCAATATAAAAGAGTTGTTTGATGAAAAGTGTGATTTTGTAATTTCTAAAGAAAATATTTTAATAGAGGAAGATTTTATAAAAGCAGCAAAATTACTTAAGGATAGTAGGCAACGTGCTGATACTGCGAAATGGAGAAATATTAAGTAA
- a CDS encoding excisionase, which yields MANQKDISSIKNNIPISEKYMLTIYEASAYFNIGVKKLRRMAENNEGRFAFYMGNRYLIVRTKFENYIEQLIMDEFDVNEDE from the coding sequence ATGGCTAATCAAAAAGATATCAGTAGCATTAAAAATAACATTCCAATAAGCGAAAAATATATGTTGACAATATATGAGGCTTCTGCTTATTTCAATATCGGAGTAAAAAAACTCAGACGGATGGCAGAAAACAATGAAGGAAGATTCGCTTTCTACATGGGAAACAGATATTTGATTGTAAGAACAAAGTTTGAAAACTATATTGAGCAGTTGATTATGGACGAATTTGATGTGAATGAGGATGAGTAA